A segment of the Promicromonospora sukumoe genome:
GGAGGTGATGCGGTAGGCGCGCGCTGGCGTCGGGCCCACGGCGTCGTGGTCGTAGAACGCCACGCCTCCGCCCCAGACGCTGGACTCGCCCGCGAACCAGAGGCGTCCGGGCAGGTGGACCGCCCGGTCCTCGCGCGGCGGGGTGCGGTCGCGCGCCCCCGGGTAGGTGCGCCGCGCCCCGGGCGGGCGACCGCCCTGGAGATAGCAGTCCAGCCGGGCCCGGGCCATGTTGGACCCGTAGCTCACGTACCAGACCTCGGTGCTCAGCGGTCTCTCCTCGGGTGCGGGCAGGTCCTCGACACGCTACGTAATATGCCACCGCCGCGGAACCGGCGGCCCGGACCCCGCGACGGGCCCGCCGCGGCCGGTAGACCGGGCCGGTATTCCGTGGGACGGAACGCGCGGAACGCCGCGCGCGTTGCCCAGGCGGAGTTGGACAACCGTCCTAGACTCGATGTCGCAGGGTTCATTACGAGGCGGAGTGTGTGCCGTGGTTCAAGGCAAGGTCATCAGGTTCGATGAGGTTCGCGGCTACGGGTTCGTTGCACCGGACACCGGCGGTGACGACGTGTTCATCCACGTCAACGACCTCGAGTTCGACAAGCGCAACCTCGCGGTGGGCGCGGTCGTGGACTTCGCGGTGGAGGACGGCGACCGGGGCCTGAAGGCCTCGACGGTCACCCTGGTGGCGCCGGCTCCCGCCCTGACCCCGGCCATGGCGTCGGCCGCCGTCGGCGCGGGCGCGACCACGACGCCCGTCCCCGCCTTCCTCCCGCCCCTGCCCGACCCCGGTCCGCGGCCCGACGGCGAGGGTCCGTCCGAGCGCGAGCTCGCCGTCGAGGTGACCGAGGTGCTGCTCGCCGGAGTACCCACGCTCACCGCCGAGCAGGTCCTGGCGACCCGGGGTGCGTTCGTCGCGGTGGCGCGTTCGCACGGATGGGTGTGAAATTTCACCCGAGGTGTTACCGCCCTGTTTCCGTCTTTGAACGGCGGCGACGGTGCCGCTACGGGGCGATATCAGGTCGGTAACGATCAGTTCCTGCAAACGGCGAAGTAGGGCAAACCCTCCCATCGCGTGAGTAGCGTGAGCGGAAACCATGACGGTGACGGACATCTCACCCCACGCGTTGCGGCGTGGCGGCGATGGTGACCGTCACCGGCATTTCTGAGGAGGAACATTGAAGATCAGGCGACTGAGCGCCGCCGTCGCAGTGGCCGCCAGTGGTGCGCTGCTGTTCTCGGCGTGCACCAGCCCGGCGGGCAGCGACGACCCGGCCGAAGGTGATGCCACTGCGACCTCGGCCGCGGCCGACGGCCCCTGCAAGGCGGACCTCGGGGACGTCACCACCGCTGACGGTGAGATCAAGGTGTCGGTCGAGGACGAGTTCCTCGGCTACAACTCGAACACCCCGGAGACCTACTCCACGTACAACAGCGCCGTGACCGACCGCCTCTTCGGGGGCTTCTACTACTTCGGCGCCGACGGCTCGATCTGCGCCGACGAGGAGTACGGCACCTACGAGGCGCTGTCCGAGGACCCGCTGCAGGTCCAGTACACCCTCAACGACGAGGCTGCCTGGTCCGACGGCACCCCGGTCACCTACGCGGACTACCTGCTCGACTGGGCCGCACAGGCGATCACCGAGGACGGCAAGGTCACGGAGGACGGCTCCGAGACCCCGCTGTTC
Coding sequences within it:
- a CDS encoding cold shock domain-containing protein; this encodes MSQGSLRGGVCAVVQGKVIRFDEVRGYGFVAPDTGGDDVFIHVNDLEFDKRNLAVGAVVDFAVEDGDRGLKASTVTLVAPAPALTPAMASAAVGAGATTTPVPAFLPPLPDPGPRPDGEGPSERELAVEVTEVLLAGVPTLTAEQVLATRGAFVAVARSHGWV